CCATCCCATTCTCCGCTGAATATGATAGGCTCCCCTACCCTCCAGTCCGACTGAAGATCGGTGCCAAAAAAATACTGTTTTACCAAAGCCGGATCGGTAAGGCCTTGCCAAACTTTTGCTTTCGGTGCTTTAAATTTCACCTGTACGGTTACTGTTAATTTTTCCATAATGTAGCTTTATTTAGTAGTGGTTGTTTTGCGGTTATCATCTGCTCTTTTATCTTCTCAAAATCCGCGCCGGGAATCTCGAAGAAACCAAATTTGAAGTTATAACCCCAGGCTTTTTTATCGGTAATAAAATCAAGTTCATCTATCATCGGGGCAATGGGTGCTTCGGTACACTCATAGTAGTTTAGGTTGCGACGGTAAGGAACAAAATCGACAGCCATTTGCTTTTGATATATATCCTCATCGCGCACCTGGCCAATGGCTGTAAAAGCCTGCAAAGGCTCATGGCCATTCATTTTTTGTTTAGGGGAGTAAACTGCAACCCAATCGCCAACTGCCATCTGCTTGAGGGGTGCAATCCTGCCGTGGCAAGCCTGGATAAATCCGCCGGAAATGCCCCGACTGATATGATCTTTTGATACTACAATTATCCAATGTTTCATAAGGGTAAGATTTTAACAACAAGCAAAAACACGGGCCAATAAACGCCCTGTCTTGCTTATCATGAAACAAAGTAACAAACGGCCGGTGACAGCCCTATGTCAGCAGTAAAACAGGAGATTAATTTATTTTTTGGGCTATGCCCGAGGTTATCTCACGCACCCTTTGCAGCAGCGCATCGGGCTTTATAATTTCGGCGCGGTCGCCAAACATCATATACCAGCGGGCAAAGCCTTCTATCGACATGGTTAGGAAAGTCATTTCAATTTTGTTGCCGATGTTTTTTTCGGATACAAAACCGCTGTAATATTTCTGCTG
The sequence above is a segment of the Mucilaginibacter celer genome. Coding sequences within it:
- a CDS encoding EVE domain-containing protein, with translation MKHWIIVVSKDHISRGISGGFIQACHGRIAPLKQMAVGDWVAVYSPKQKMNGHEPLQAFTAIGQVRDEDIYQKQMAVDFVPYRRNLNYYECTEAPIAPMIDELDFITDKKAWGYNFKFGFFEIPGADFEKIKEQMITAKQPLLNKATLWKN